The following are encoded in a window of Dioscorea cayenensis subsp. rotundata cultivar TDr96_F1 chromosome 16, TDr96_F1_v2_PseudoChromosome.rev07_lg8_w22 25.fasta, whole genome shotgun sequence genomic DNA:
- the LOC120279472 gene encoding uncharacterized protein LOC120279472 encodes MASISFCSASPSLPLFSSASIRPRRSVMIVASATASSSGDGKWWAPLFRSIMADPGDGAKGVEGESEGKKGRGRLTAEKAKELRRQLRESESWHDGMYHSAIASRLASPDQHH; translated from the coding sequence ATGGCTTCCATCTCGTTCTGCAGCGCTTCtccctctcttcctctcttctcctCCGCTTCGATCCGGCCAAGGAGATCGGTGATGATCGTTGCCAGCGCGACGGCGTCCTCGTCCGGGGACGGGAAGTGGTGGGCGCCGTTGTTCCGGTCGATCATGGCGGATCCGGGCGATGGAGCGAAGGGCGTGGAGGGGGAATCGGAGGGGAAGAAGGGGAGGGGGAGGTTGACGGCGGAGAAGGCGAAGGAGTTAAGGCGGCAGTTGAGGGAGAGTGAGAGCTGGCATGATGGTATGTATCACTCCGCCATCGCTTCTCGTCTTGCTTCTCCTGATCAGCATCACTAA